A portion of the Rhinolophus sinicus isolate RSC01 linkage group LG16, ASM3656204v1, whole genome shotgun sequence genome contains these proteins:
- the PRR14L gene encoding protein PRR14L isoform X4 gives MKVNGTKTDNNEGHENGNVSKSLSAGCSEYPEVDKIMTSSEVSETSTLVSLEPLNFVDPGLTEATPKEKECEELKTCPSWLSLLPGNSAISKVDNGKEELCKLSLVCEADDNHQQILGHHNEKHGSAHGSPKLVRNVVVEPLEENSEVSCFTSSLCGPESRTSSLEKCGFEGDGLLKRSTEKTDNSCFDRDAQNKNLASREENKEQFLNPRSEREKLFLVNARKPEEDASGHCFGEKETVASPKEKIHDNCCIQGSIHTDSSSFLMPNSFTEATEVMFKKKDSRITLDIQVSLTNHEDHRETLTNSSRPGRHSEENRFSSLMQIKEPEQINTVEPSILSEKIYSKGSLVITQRNLEGSTQLKEASYNEFMIEKKSLTNLMPEDQISSVNEGSKPKKNTAQLLSLEFDYRPESEKAVQTSQDNIPHLEQSIAYEMNEASCTEELAINKIESECLLNQVSLNSQDPAKLPTEEELPLATSKDSQQSHHPPLEDKADVIADTQTIPMKTIMKDISLPGDKSCGASSNSPTLNIKPGSLESKNEMADSGTENLHSRLLSSKEEAADLLPEVPVMECQSVQSQDLSSCHCVRKNAPEESMCSACAAAFESSRIILEVENSLIAKYENAFQHSDLHSPGRENSVESSTHKVSYTREESELDGRETKGSLPGHKIGNGRTEASNETIHTTSPIQPSKEGLELKEQNIPKETVFCKYNISDCATQELNQSGNIPNPEKLLDQSPTVMFSSFKSMNPTVETPDQKTDEVLDCQHNPYGPAECRCEDKPAKETLGSDQRETVTEPVREVSHNQKDLPVGSGNNNSLSRGSPKEGSLKGAFERISGCEESTDGTKDTFYTDCSDKPAEGMQDIRASNTRDGGAWQDGLVLHETSRSTLSQRGERNAAFMIDQDSDFPNATSSTVESLEIKKSCEMKVCPDSSANELESVADHEPLNIKLLDRVNVSLNYIHHEQQVKEASLRETQGIIERSRLEINSEFDKENTLGIPSKELMSSKHQGENSVPPGSPKSIERMLSYLSSQESSEANIKSEETDLKILCKPKDGEMLCENVKDCTVLPGAKEGALRDLSNPSKENGIDISVKILPLTMETETKVTEETEEHQRGSPRHFTIGEKSEEVITREDSCGGNMSEISQIHCKSQRMLGDAGEQQSRRVLDYTLQKEEEYTPRKEAHRILEQSTSSNMLSDEVQNENPPKGCKDESTVMKESTPAKLARGDFAAQFQKLKDPEEETFCHPLKKDVELCIGPCLRGVPQKARDPGPARCDERHSASGNTSHQKGVLPLKKQPHRTCKKVSCQEQVNMGRKLNKVRKPAFLKHSSETIPTKAHRFFSSHAASAPTRLEPKTVPARTLVSHIPKQKATPCHLLRSLNVRTPTKESALLTTLSILASKLAPAAKTQKLRYRRCSSELLPVAKSYKRLRYKRLLDGFSPNTMQLSPYLTATGWNKRPTSKPLTLYPLEAIKMSFIDLSNKMPSLLFGSEIFPVSFHVKSGSECTAESPRSFPEHCAPARLALGEAARYPSQPPKWTFSVFLSHGCPGMATFREDTGLHGQAHAQAPPHPPAPLQDYGGTAIVQTRAGRSVLGLHTLLALCSPGCYRIWTKKWSFSSHMPTMQRLFMTQFTQGLKGLRSPASIADKVFCSLPYSVGRVLSIWSQHGPSACPFEISALHSTHSKRQPTLGTTSSHTMLPYVPLPGMEATYNTSGSQMRLEPPFPALVPKSCLVTDSAVSKLLLSASEFQVPGFDELDGVTAACPHPQSSPPEQKEAEPEKRPKKVSQIRIRKTIPKPDPNLTPMGLPRPKRLKKKEFSLEEIYTNKNYMSPPANRCLETIFEEPKERNGTLISVSQQKRKRVLEFQDFTVPRKRRARGKVKVTGSFTRAQKAALQSRELDALLIQKLMELETFFAKEEEQEQSSGC, from the exons ATGAAGGTCAATGGGACTAAGACGGATAATAATGAAGGACATGAGAATGGCAATGTGAGTAAAAGTCTCTCGGCTGGGTGCAGCGAATACCCAGAAGTAGACAAAATCATGACCAGTAGTGAGGTTTCAGAAACCAGCACATTAGTTTCCCTAGAGCCTTTAAACTTTGTGGACCCTGGATTAACAGAAGCAACtcctaaagaaaaagaatgtgaagAATTAAAAACTTGTCCTTCTTGGTTGTCATTGTTACCAGGGAACAGTGCCATTTCCAAAGTGGACAATGGGAAGGAAGAGTTGTGTAAGTTAAGCCTTGTGTGTGAAGCAGATGACAATCACCAACAGATTCTTGGCCACCATAATGAAAAACACGGTTCTGCACATGGCAGTCCCAAACTCGTGAGAAATGTAGTTGTAGAACCCTTAGAAGAAAATTCAGAAGTTTCATGTTTCACGTCAAGCTTGTGTGGTCCAGAATCCAGAACGTCATCCTTGGAAAAATGTGGTTTTGAAGGTGATGGCTTGCTGAAGAGATCCACTGAAAAGACAGACAATTCCTGTTTTGATAGGGACGCTCAAAACAAGAACTTGGCttctagagaagaaaataaagaacagtttTTGAACCCCAggagtgaaagagagaaactgtTTCTTGTTAATGCCAGAAAACCAGAAGAGGATGCCAGTGGTCATTGTTTTGGAGAAAAAGAGACTGTTGCCTCCCCAAAAGAAAAGATCCATGATAACTGTTGCATTCAAGGCAGTATCCATACAGACAGCTCTAGCTTTTTAATGCCCAATTCTTTTACCGAAGCCACAGaagtaatgtttaaaaaaaaagattcgaGAATCACTTTAGACATTCAAGTTAGCTTAACAAATCATGAGGACCATAGAGAAACTCTTACTAATAGTAGCCGTCCAGGCAGACACTCTGAAGAGAACAGATTTTCCTCCTTGATGCAGATCAAAGAGCCAGAACAGATAAACACTGTCGAGCCCAGTATATTAAGTGAAAAGATTTACAGTAAAGGCTCTTTAGTCATCACCCAGAGAAATCTGGAAGGCAGCACCCAGTTAAAGGAAGCATCATATAATGAATTTATGATTGAAAAAAAGTCCCTTACGAATTTAATGCCAGAGGACCAGATAAGTTCTGTAAATGAGGGATCAAAACCCAAGAAGAATACTGCTCAGTTATTATCCCTAGAATTTGATTACAGACCTGAGTCAGAAAAAGCTGTACAGACCTCACAGGACAATATTCCACATTTAGAACAAAGCATTGCCTATGAGATGAATGAAGCTTCTTGTACCGAAGAACTAgctataaacaaaatagaaagtgaaTGTCTTTTAAATCAAGTGTCCCTTAATTCTCAAGACCCTGCGAAGTTGCCAACTGAGGAAGAGTTGCCTTTAGCAACAAGCAAGGATTCCCAACAGAGCCATCACCCTCCATTAGAGGACAAAGCAGATGTCATTGCTGATACCCAAACCATTCCCATGAAGACAATAATGAAAGACATCTCTCTACCAGGTGACAAAAGCTGTGGTGCCTCTTCAAACAGTCCCACCTTAAACATTAAACCAGGAAGCCTAGAAAGTAAAAACGAAATGGCTGATTCAGGAACAGAAAATCTACATTCCAGACTTCTCTCAAGTAAGGAAGAAGCAGCAGACTTGCTTCCAGAGGTCCCTGTCATGGAATGTCAAAGTGTTCAATCTCAGGATCTCTCTAGCTGCCATTGTGTACGAAAAAATGCACCAGAAGAGAGCATGTGTTCTGCTTGTGCTGCTGCTTTTGAGTCCAGCAGAATCATCCTGGAAGTTGAAAACTCTTTGATAGCCAAATATGAGAATGCATTTCAGCACAGTGATCTCCACTCCCCAGGAAGAGAAAACTCTGTGGAAAGTAGCACCCATAAAGTGAGTTACACACGGGAGGAAAGTGAACTTGATGGGAGGGAAACTAAAGGCAGCCTTCCAGGCCATAAGATCGGAAACGGAAGGACAGAAGCTTCAAATGAAACCATTCACACCACCAGTCCCATCCAACCCAGTAAGGAAGGGCTAGAATTAAAGGAACAGAATATACCCAAAGAGactgtgttttgtaaatataacATCTCTGATTGTGCCACACAGGAACTAAACCAATCTGGAAACATTCCGAATCCTGAGAAACTGTTGGACCAGTCTCCTACTGTTATGTTCTCCAGTTTTAAGAGCATGAACCCAACAGTTGAGACTCCTGATCAGAAGACAGATGAAGTCCTTGACTGCCAGCATAATCCATACGGACCAGCTGAATGCAGATGTGAAGATAAACCAGCTAAGGAGACACTAGGTAGTGACCAGAGAGAGACCGTCACAGAGCCTGTCAGAGAGGTAAGCCACAACCAAAAGGATCTGCCAGTTGGTTCAGGCAACAACAACTCGTTGTCTCGTGGTAGTCCAAAGGAAGGCAGTTTGAAAGGAGCCTTCGAAAGGATTTCTGGTTGTGAGGAGTCCACAGACGGTACTAAAGACACCTTCTACACAGACTGTAGTGATAAGCCTGCAGAAGGCATGCAGGACATAAGAGCATCTAACACACGTGATGGTGGTGCATGGCAAGATGGACTAGTATTACATGAAACCTCGAGGAGTACCCTGTCTCAGAGAGGAGAACGGAATGCTGCATTTATGATTGACCAGGATTCAGATTTCCCAAATGCTACTTCCTCTACCGTGGAAtctcttgaaataaaaaaatcatgtgaAATGAAAGTGTGTCCAGACTCTAGTGCCAATGAGCTAGAGTCTGTTGCAGATCATGAAccattaaatataaaactattggATAGAGTAAATGTgtctttaaattatattcatcATGAACAGCAAGTTAAAGAAGCATCTCTGAGAGAAACACAAGGAATAATTGAAAGATCAAGACTAGAAATAAATTCCGAGTTTGACAAGGAAAATACCCTTGGAATTCCCTCAAAAGAGTTGATGTCTTCTAAACACCAAGGTGAGAACTCTGTTCCCCCAGGGAGCCCAAAATCCATTGAGAGAATGCTTTCATATCTGTCTTCTCAAGAAAGTTCAGAAGCAAATATTAAGAGCGaagaaactgaccttaaaattcTTTGTAAGCCAAAAGATGGTGAAATGCTTTGTGAAAATGTAAAGGACTGCACAGTCCTGCCTGGGGCGAAGGAAGGAGCACTAAGGGATCTGAGTAATCCTAGTAAAGAAAACGGCATAGACATCAGTGTGAAAATTTTGCCGTTGACGATGGAAACCGAAACTAAAGTGACAGAGGAAACCGAAGAACATCAGAGGGGATCACCGCGTCACTTCACTATTGGGGAGAAATCTGAGGAGGTGATTACCAGAGAAGATAGTTGTGGTGGTAATATGAGTGAGATTTCTCAGATCCACTGTAAATCCCAGAGGATGCTCGGCGATGCTGGAGAACAACAAAGCCGGAGGGTTTTGGACTACACGTTGCAGAAGGAAGAGGAATATACGCCTCGTAAAGAAGCACATAGGATATTGGAACAAAGCACATCATCTAATATGTTGTCAGATGAGGTGCAAAATGAGAACCCTCCTAAGGGTTGCAAGGATGAGTCCACAGTGATGAAAGAAAGCACCCCAGCAAAGCTTGCCAGGGGTGACTTTGCTGCACAGTTTCAGAAGTTGAAAGACCCAGAAGAGGAAACCTTCTGTCACCCATTAAAAAAGGACGTTGAGTTGTGTATAGGTCCTTGCCTTCGTGGTGTCCCTCAGAAAGCACGAGACCCCGGCCCTGCTAGGTGTGATGAAAGACACAGTGCCTCTGGGAACACGTCACATCAGAAAGGAGTGCTTCCCTTAAAGAAGCAGCCCCATCGAACATGTAAGAAAGTTTCCTGTCAGGAGCAAGTCAACATggggagaaaattaaataaagtcaGAAAGCCTGCCTTTTTAAAGCATTCCTCAGAAACCATCCCCACAAAAGCACACAGATTTTTCAGTTCACATGCCGCGTCTGCACCCACAAGACTAGAACCCAAAACAGTACCTGCCAGGACCTTAGTTAGCCACATACCAAAGCAGAAGGCTACGCCGTGCCATCTCCTAAGGAGCCTGAATGTCAGGACGCCTACCAAAGAATCGGCCTTACTCACCACGCTGTCCATCCTTGCCTCCAAACTGGCCCCAGCCGCAAAGACCCAGAAACTAAGGTATCGGCGGTGTTCCTCTGAACTTCTTCCAGTGGCTAAAAGCTACAAGCGGCTCAGATATAAAAGGCTCCTGGATGGATTTTCACCCAATACAATGCAGCTGAGTCCATATTTGACAGCTACTGGATGGAATAAAAGGCCTACTAGTAAACCCTTGACACTTTATCCGCTGGAAGCCATCAAAATGAGCTTCATAGATTTGAGCAACAAGATGCCGTCCCTGCTGTTCGGTTCTGAAATCTTCCCGGTATCCTTTCATGTGAAATCGGGCTCTGAGTGCACGGCGGAGTCCCCGAGGAGTTTTCCTGAGCACTGTGCTCCGGCAAGGCTTGCCTTAGGAGAGGCCGCTCGGTACCCTTCTCAACCTCCCAAGTGgaccttttctgttttcttgtcccATGGTTGCCCTGGGATGGCCACATTCAGGGAAGACACTGGCCTCCACGGTCAGGCACATGCCCAGGCTCCTCCACACCCTCCAGCTCCTCTCCAGGACTACGGAGGCACCGCCATCGTCCAGACCAGAGCAGGCCGCTCTGTCCTTGGCCTTCACACACTGCTAGCACTTTGTTCCCCTGGATGTTACCGAATCTGGACAAAAAAATGGAGCTTCTCCAGTCACATGCCTACCATGCAGAGGCTTTTCATGACCCAGTTTACACAGGGCTTGAAAGGGTTAAGGTCTCCAGCCTCCATAGCTGACAAGGTCTTCTGTTCTCTGCCCTACTCGGTGGGCCGAGTGCTCTCCATTTGGAGCCAGCATGGACCTTCTGCCTGCCCCTTCGAAATCTCTGCTCTTCATTCCACTCACAGCAAGCGGCAGCCAACTCTGGGCACCACAAGCAG CCACACCATGTTACCATATGTGCCTCTTCCGGGCATGGAAGCTACTTACAACACCAGCGGCAGTCAGATGAG GCTTGAACCTCCATTTCCTGCCTTGGTACCAAAGTCTTGCTTGGTAACAGACTCAGCTGTCAGCAAGCTCCTGCTGTCAGCCTCTGAGTTCCAGGTTCCTGGGTTTGATGAACTGGATGGTGTGACAGCAGCATGCCCCCATCCACAGAGTAGCCCTCCAGAACAGAAAGAG GCTGAGCCAGAGAAGAGGCCAAAGAAAGTCTCACAGATTCGCATCCGGAAAACCATTCCTAAGCCAGACCCTAATCTTACCCCCATGGGCCTTCCTCGACCCAAAAG gttaaagaaaaaggaatttagtTTAGAAGAAATATATACCAACAAGAATTATATGTCTCCTCCTGCAAACAG GTGTTTAGAGACCATCTTTGAGGAACCTAAGGAACGAAATGGTACGTTAATCTCAGTCAGCCAACAGAAGAGGAAACGAGTTCTAGAATTTCAGGATTTTACAGTCCCGCGAAAGAGGAGAGCTCGCGGTAAGGTCAAGGTGACAGGCAGCTTCACCAGGGCCCAGAAGGCGGCGCTGCAGAGTCGAGAGCTTGATGCCCTTTTGATACAGAAACTAATGGAACTGGAGACCTTCTTTGCCAAGGAAGAGGAGCAGGAGCAATCATCTGGTTGTTGA